A section of the Triticum dicoccoides isolate Atlit2015 ecotype Zavitan chromosome 7A, WEW_v2.0, whole genome shotgun sequence genome encodes:
- the LOC119331361 gene encoding uncharacterized protein LOC119331361 — translation MGLQVRPTCLRFYPAGNETPTTSRDRIQHAQAEPYRIFAGAEAPPPWTPGNAMAATPWSHIDPDPAGNQTSPCLPRLGSGRPCAKSLAADAVAPSSHVMLEREPCPCCTPAQERAQHRLVLRPAPQVPQRRLPCFVSGPCLACVTSRARSPRPAPPVAGALVPKSCTAAVREEDNGAAPRVEQSSASLD, via the exons ATGGGGCTCCAAGTCCGCCCAACTTGCCTCCGCTTCTATCCAGCAGGGAATGAGACCCCGACGACCTCCCGTGACCGGATCCAGCACGCCCAGGCCGAGCCCTACAGGATCTTCGCAGGAGCAGAAGCTCCTCCACCATGGACGCCGG GAAATGCCATGGCCGCCACACCATGGAGTCACATCGACCCGGATCCGGCCGGGAACCAGACGAGCCCGTGCCTCCCCCGCCTCGGATCGGGTCGTCCCTGCGCCAAGTCCCTAGCCGCCGATGCCGTCGCGCCTTCTTCCCATGTGATGCTCGAGCGAGAGCCATGCCCGTGCTGCACCCCTGCTCAGGAACGAGCTCAGCACCGTCTTGTGCTTCGCCCCGCGCCTCAAGTCCCGCAGCGCCGCCTCCCTTGTTTCGTCTCCGGCCCCTGCCTCGCGTGCGTGACGTCCCGTGCCAGATCTCCAAGGCCAGCGCCGCCCGTCGCAGGAGCGCTCGTCCCCAAGTCCTGCACTGCCGCCGTTCGAGAGGAGGACAACGGAGCCGCGCCCCGCGTTGAGCAGTCTAGCGCCAGCCTGGACTAG